Sequence from the Symbiopectobacterium purcellii genome:
GTTAATACCGTAGAGCCAGTCAGCCCGCGAACGCGCCAGCGCCGATACGCACAGCGGTACAAAGTCGCGGTTATCGCGTAGACGTTCGACAGCTCGCGTCACCGCCTGCGGATTGAGATCGTTGATCAGGCAGCGCCGCACCTGCTGACGTTTTTCCGGCGCCAGCGCCAGATACTCCAGCACCTCATCCACCAGCAGTTGTCCTTCACGATCCGGGTCACCGGCGTGGATCACCTCCGTCGCCTCCCCCAACAGCTTCTTGATGGCATTCAGTTGCTTGCTCACTGAGGGACGCGGCATCAACAGCCATTTTTCGGGGATAATCGGCAGATCGGCCAACGACCAGCGTGCGTAGCGGGCATCATAGGCATCAGGCTGAGCCTGCTCGAGTAGATGCCCGACGCACCAGGTAACGACATCCTGTGAACCACAGGCGATGTAGCCGTCACCTCGCCGATGCGGTTTAGGCAAGATATCGGCTATCGCTCTGGCGAGGCTGGGTTTTTCAGCAATAAACAGGCGCATTATCAGAAATAGCGAACAAATTTTTCCGTGTCCAACGGCACAACCGTGGTGGACGCTTTCAGTTGCGGTGTTCCCAAATAGAGAAACCCGACAATTTCATCTTGTTCGCGGCAGCCAAAGGCTTCACGGACCTGTTCGTGCTCAGTCCACAGACCGCTGCGCCAGATACCGTTGAAACCCTGCGCCAGTGCAGCCATTTGCATCGCTTGCACCGCGCAGCCCGCGGAAACCACCTGCTCCCATTTGGGCACCTTGGGATTATCTTCGCAATGTGCAATCACGGTGATGACCATTGGAGCGCGAAACGGGGCCTGACGGGCTTTATCTTGAGCAGCCGCGTCAAGGCCTTCCTGTTGAGCCGCGGCGTATAAAACCTCACTCAGGCGGGCCAATCCCTCATCCTGAGCAATCACGAAACGCCACGGTTGCAGGGTGCCGTGATCGGGCGCGCGCATGCCGGCATGAATAATGTTGGCTAACGCGTCGCCTTGCGGTGCCGGAGCAGCCAAACGCGAGGCAGAACGGCGGTTGAGTAACAAGTCCAGTGCATCCATCCTTTTTCTCCTGTAAACGGTCTGCATGAAAAATAGCGCCAAGCGTTGCCATCGCCTGTTAGTGCGCGCCACGGTATCACAACTCGCGGTGCGTCAGTAACGGTTTTGTGGCAATCCTATCATAGCGGATGCCGGTGATAATGCGGGGAGATTCTGATTGTTTCCGGCCCTGTTCAGACGGTTGACGTAGGGTGATGGGCCAGCATGAACAGTTGCCTGCGCATTCGAACCGTGACCGGAAGCACGCTCAGTGCCGCACTGCTATCACTTCGTGTCGTGACGCAAGTGATACACCGTTAGTTGATTCCAAAAGTCGAGGCCAATCAACTTGTCATTTCCTGCGCGGCGAAAGGCAAATGCACCGCCTTTATTGTGACCGATACGAATAATGCCTTTTTCTTCTTGTGCGTTAACCGGTGCAATACCGCGCATGTTCACCCTACCGTCTTCGGCAAACGTGATATCCGGATCGCCCGTTTCGCGCAGGGCAAAGGCTCCTACGGGAATACCCGATACCGGCGACGCGATGTCCTGCTCTGTCAATGAGGCCAGATTGGCCACTTTCTGGCACGATGAACCATCATTGATCGGCGCGGTACAGGCAACCTGCAAAAGGTCACGGGCCGCCAGGTATTGTCCGCTACGCCACTGCGCTTTGGCCGCTTCAGTACACAGTTTGGCCGAAATACCGCTGCGGCACACTGTGGCCATGATATCGGTATATTCCTGTACCGGTGCGGCCGGGATGCCTGCAATGCTTGCCAACGGTGACTGGCCCGATTTTTCTGCAGAGGTACGCGCTTCCCACCGGCTACACGCTGAATCAATGTGGTCTTCACATAATTGTTTTAACTGAGCAGTATCAACCTCATACAGCCTTTTTTTGCAAGCGAGCAGGTCGTTCCAGCAGGTTTTGCCTATCTCGGTTTTCGGCGGCGGCAGGTTGGTCAGACAGGGTTGCTCTTCCTTGAGCACATAATTAACTTTGAACATCGGGTCGGTAATGGTTTTACCGTCAGCAGACACCTCCATAGTAGTGTCTACCAATTCCCCCAGCGTAACCCGCTTGAGTTTACTTCCCGCTAAGCGGTACTGATGCAACGCAGTCTCAGTCGCAAACGATTGTTGTAGCAACTCGTGATTTAACACACGAATCTGGCTTCTTGGTTCTTGGTAAATGCCACAGGTCAAGCCAGAAACCGGATCGGACAAGGCGGGGAATGACAGAGAGGTCAATAGCAAAAGGAACAACACGCGGACGTGCGTTAAAAAAGACATGGTTCACTCCATTCATAATAATGCACTTCACCCGATCGCTTCAGGCAACATGATAATAATAAAAGTATTATTTTCCAGGGGCGAGCATTTTTCCCCTGAAATGCCATTACCAGATTCTGCGCGTTATTCTTCATCTCTCGCCCACACGCCTCTATTCCTCCTCCGGCAGTCTTCACATCACGCCCTGCGAAAAAATGTTGCCGCTCAGGCAATCGCTTTTCTTTACAAAATAGACACATTTTTATCAACGAAGGGTACTAATGAAGTTGGCATTTTCCTATACGCTCATTAGGATAGAGAGTAAGTTCGCTCTTATTAGCGTGAATGTCGCGGGGCAACCCTTTATTGCTCGCTTTGCCATTAAAAGGAACAGCGGCAGGTATTATGTTTGGCGTTTTTTGGAGATAACATGCGCACACTGTGGCGAATCTTTAGCGGACTCTTCAAGTGGACTTGGCGTCTGCTCAATTTCACCCGTGAGTTTATTCTTAATTTGTTTCTGATTGTGTTGATTCTGGTGGGTGTCGGCATTTATGTGCAGTTCAAAAATGCGCCAGCTCAAACACCTCAGGGCGCGCTGCTCGTTGATATCACCGGCGTTGTCGTCGATAAACCGACGGTTAATAATAAACTGCGCCAGTTAGGTAGAGAAATTTTTGGTGCTTCCAGCAATCGCCGTCAGGAAAATTCGCTGTTCGATATTGTTAATACGATTCGTCAGGCCAAAACCGACAGTAATATTACCGGTATGGTGCTCGATCTAAGCGATTTCGTCGGTGCAGACCAACCCTATCTACAATATATCGGCAAAGCATTGCGTGAATTCCGCGACAGCGGCAAGCCCATTTTCGCGATCGGTGACAGTTACAGCCAAACGCAATACTATCTGGCCAGTTTCGCGACCAGCATTTCACTCACCCCGCAGGGTAACGTCGATCTGCGCGGTTTCGCCACCAATGGCCTCTATTACAAATCGCTGTTGGAAAAGCTGGATGTGACCAGTCACGTATTCCGCGTCGGTACTTACAAGTCAGCAGTGGAGCCTTTCCTGCGTGATGATATGTCCCCTGAAGCGCGTGAAGCCGATATGCGCTGGGTGGGTGGATTATGGCAAAACTACCTGAATACGGTTGCCGTAAACCGCCAAATTACGCCGCAACAGCTGTTCCCCGGTGCCAGCGCAATTATTGCCGGCC
This genomic interval carries:
- a CDS encoding NAD(P)H nitroreductase; amino-acid sequence: MDALDLLLNRRSASRLAAPAPQGDALANIIHAGMRAPDHGTLQPWRFVIAQDEGLARLSEVLYAAAQQEGLDAAAQDKARQAPFRAPMVITVIAHCEDNPKVPKWEQVVSAGCAVQAMQMAALAQGFNGIWRSGLWTEHEQVREAFGCREQDEIVGFLYLGTPQLKASTTVVPLDTEKFVRYF